In one window of Thermoplasmata archaeon DNA:
- the acnA gene encoding aconitate hydratase AcnA: MTEIGECRKTIKTEEGELGIYSLRELEAKGIIKDLSKMPYSIKVIVESMLRQRDGDVITDEDVLTAASWNPEKNTDRDIPWIPARVLLQDLTGGAAITDLASMRNAVESMGKDPELINPMIPVDLVIDHSVNTDYAGRDDAQELNEQLDFQRNKERYALFKWAQKSLKNFRAVPPGNGICHQVNLEYLSPLVHVKEKDGAKIAYPDSCFGTDSHTTQIDGLGVVGWGVGGIEAEAVMVGQPSYMKLPDVIGFKLTGKLGPGITATDLVLTVVQMLRKKGVVGKFVEFYGPGYKNLCLADRATIANMGPEYGATMGFFPVDEKTIDYLRLSGRDEKHIDTIEKYMKEQTMWYDGEPEYTDTIELDLSTVQPCLAGHKRPQDRILLSEMKEKFAETLKALGVEEQRKPFSDQLGDGSLVIASITSCTNTANPSVMIAAGLVAKKAAELGLKPKEYVKTSLAPGSRVVTEYLKNSGLLPYMEKLGFQVCGYGCMTCIGNSGPLSEKVSNSIRANDLAVAAIASSNRNFEGRIHPLVKANYLASPPLVVAFAIAGRVDIDMDREPLAVVNGKEVFLKDIWPSDEEIQEITDKYVTRETYIAKYNDIFKGSARWDAVQCSDSPLFNWDEGSTYIRNPPFFDEIFEEPEIKSIKRARVLAKLGDSITTDHISPAGAFSADSDAGRYLLSKGVKKEDFNSYGSRRANHEVMVRGTFANIRLRNQLVPGSEGSQSKYMPDGSVGTIFETSQKYEEDMTPLIVLAGKEYGTGSSRDWAAKGPFLLGIRAVIAESFERIHRSNLVGMGIVPLQFLPGQNCETLQLDGTETFDIDLSDLEPKGEIYVTAYKDGKKLEFKTICRVDVPAEVEYIANGGILQYVLRRMANE; the protein is encoded by the coding sequence GAATGCAGGAAGACGATCAAGACCGAGGAAGGCGAACTCGGGATCTACAGTCTCAGGGAATTAGAGGCCAAAGGCATCATCAAGGACCTTTCCAAGATGCCGTATTCAATCAAGGTAATCGTGGAATCGATGCTCAGGCAGAGGGATGGTGACGTCATCACCGATGAAGATGTTCTCACCGCCGCTTCATGGAATCCGGAGAAGAATACCGACAGGGATATCCCTTGGATTCCCGCTAGGGTACTCTTGCAGGACCTCACCGGAGGAGCTGCCATTACGGATCTGGCCTCAATGAGGAATGCCGTTGAGAGCATGGGCAAAGACCCTGAACTCATCAACCCCATGATCCCTGTGGACCTTGTCATCGACCATTCGGTCAACACAGACTACGCAGGAAGGGACGACGCTCAGGAGCTCAACGAACAGCTGGACTTCCAGAGGAACAAGGAGAGATACGCACTCTTCAAGTGGGCCCAGAAATCCCTGAAGAACTTCCGCGCGGTACCGCCCGGAAACGGAATCTGCCATCAGGTCAACCTAGAATACCTCTCACCGCTCGTCCATGTCAAAGAGAAGGACGGCGCAAAGATCGCATATCCTGATTCATGCTTCGGAACGGACTCCCACACAACACAGATCGACGGTCTCGGAGTTGTCGGATGGGGAGTCGGCGGAATCGAGGCGGAAGCAGTCATGGTCGGCCAGCCCAGCTACATGAAGCTGCCCGATGTCATCGGATTCAAGCTCACTGGCAAGCTCGGCCCCGGGATCACCGCCACGGACCTTGTCCTCACTGTGGTCCAGATGCTCAGGAAGAAGGGCGTTGTCGGCAAGTTCGTGGAATTCTACGGGCCCGGTTACAAGAATCTATGCCTCGCCGACAGGGCTACCATCGCAAACATGGGTCCCGAGTACGGGGCTACCATGGGATTCTTCCCCGTGGATGAGAAGACGATCGATTACCTCAGGCTCAGCGGAAGGGATGAGAAGCACATCGATACGATAGAGAAGTACATGAAAGAGCAGACGATGTGGTACGACGGAGAACCCGAGTACACCGATACCATCGAGCTCGACCTCTCCACCGTTCAGCCATGCCTTGCGGGACACAAGAGGCCCCAGGACAGGATCCTGCTCTCCGAGATGAAGGAGAAATTCGCAGAGACGCTAAAAGCGTTGGGTGTGGAGGAACAGAGGAAGCCCTTCTCCGACCAGCTCGGCGACGGTTCACTCGTCATCGCCTCCATCACATCATGTACGAACACCGCCAACCCCTCGGTCATGATCGCAGCTGGATTGGTGGCAAAGAAGGCAGCTGAGCTCGGACTGAAACCGAAGGAGTACGTCAAGACCTCCCTCGCACCCGGATCCAGGGTGGTCACCGAGTATCTGAAGAACTCGGGACTGCTCCCCTACATGGAGAAACTGGGCTTCCAGGTCTGCGGATACGGATGCATGACCTGCATCGGGAACAGCGGACCTCTCTCCGAGAAGGTGAGCAACTCGATCAGAGCTAACGACCTTGCAGTCGCCGCCATCGCTTCGAGCAACAGGAACTTCGAAGGACGTATCCACCCCTTGGTCAAGGCGAACTATCTCGCATCACCTCCGTTGGTAGTCGCATTCGCCATCGCCGGAAGGGTCGACATAGACATGGACAGAGAGCCTCTGGCCGTCGTCAACGGCAAGGAGGTGTTCCTCAAGGACATCTGGCCTTCCGACGAGGAGATCCAGGAGATCACGGACAAGTACGTCACAAGGGAGACCTACATTGCGAAATACAACGACATCTTCAAGGGATCCGCCAGATGGGATGCGGTCCAGTGCAGCGACTCCCCTCTGTTCAACTGGGACGAGGGGTCCACATACATCAGGAACCCCCCGTTCTTCGACGAGATATTCGAGGAACCGGAGATCAAGAGCATCAAGAGGGCCAGGGTTTTGGCCAAACTAGGCGACTCCATCACGACCGACCACATCTCTCCCGCCGGAGCATTCTCCGCGGATTCGGACGCCGGAAGATACCTGCTGTCCAAAGGCGTGAAGAAGGAGGATTTCAACTCCTACGGATCGAGAAGGGCCAACCATGAGGTCATGGTCAGGGGCACCTTTGCCAACATCAGGCTCAGGAACCAGCTGGTCCCCGGCAGCGAAGGGAGCCAATCCAAGTACATGCCCGACGGATCGGTGGGCACTATCTTCGAGACCTCTCAGAAGTACGAAGAGGACATGACCCCCCTGATCGTCCTGGCCGGAAAAGAGTACGGAACCGGAAGCTCGAGGGATTGGGCGGCAAAGGGGCCGTTCCTCCTTGGAATCAGAGCAGTCATCGCAGAATCCTTCGAGAGGATCCACAGATCGAACCTTGTAGGAATGGGAATCGTTCCCCTCCAGTTCCTCCCGGGACAGAACTGCGAGACTCTCCAGCTCGACGGAACAGAGACATTCGATATCGACCTGTCAGATCTCGAGCCTAAGGGCGAGATATACGTCACGGCCTACAAGGACGGCAAGAAACTCGAGTTCAAGACCATCTGCAGAGTGGACGTACCCGCAGAAGTCGAATACATTGCCAACGGCGGCATCCTTCAGTATGTGCTGAGAAGGATGGCAAACGAGTGA